In one Dehalogenimonas formicexedens genomic region, the following are encoded:
- a CDS encoding elongator complex protein 3 encodes MKKLTRTISGVTPVAVMSRPAPCPGRCVYCPDFSDTPRSYTPHSPAVMRAVRYDYDPGAQVKARLRILSDMGHPTDKVELIVMGGTFLATPVDYQNSFIKSCFDALNGSTGVSLEDAQKTNELSANRAVGLCIETRPDYCGDAEIERMIKWGTTRVELGVQTLDDNVYRLINRGHDVSAVIGATARLRRAGLKVHYHWMPGLPGSTPENDLAMTKRLFNDPNFQPDGIKIYPTMVIENTELEKWQREHRYEPYNDETMIKLIAEMKINVPPYVRISRVLRDIPSEYITGGLKNSLRDGVKSILQAQGLNCQCIRCREFGHRKTRNFTELVLRRREYEASGGKELFLSIEDETDTLFGLLRLRIQDQEPDNLQHISERIAIVRELHVYGPELQFGEKGRNSAQHRGIGRQLLQVAEKIALNEFGMEYIGILSGVGARNYYREHGYEFRSGYMIKQLKPPVS; translated from the coding sequence ATGAAAAAGCTGACCCGGACAATTTCAGGCGTCACCCCGGTGGCGGTCATGAGTCGACCCGCGCCATGTCCGGGGCGCTGCGTTTATTGCCCTGACTTTTCGGACACACCTCGCAGTTACACGCCTCACTCTCCGGCAGTCATGCGCGCCGTGAGATACGACTATGATCCGGGCGCCCAGGTAAAGGCCCGGCTGCGTATTCTATCCGACATGGGACACCCGACAGATAAAGTTGAGTTGATCGTGATGGGCGGCACGTTTTTAGCCACTCCGGTTGATTACCAAAACAGTTTTATAAAATCATGTTTCGACGCTTTGAATGGCTCTACCGGCGTTTCTTTGGAAGATGCTCAGAAAACCAACGAGTTATCGGCTAACAGGGCAGTGGGCTTATGCATCGAGACCAGGCCTGATTATTGCGGTGACGCCGAAATCGAGCGCATGATCAAATGGGGTACTACTCGGGTTGAACTTGGGGTTCAAACCCTTGATGATAACGTTTATCGCTTGATCAACCGTGGGCACGACGTGTCGGCCGTGATTGGAGCCACTGCTCGATTGAGAAGAGCGGGTCTGAAAGTGCACTATCACTGGATGCCGGGATTGCCCGGATCGACGCCGGAAAACGATCTGGCGATGACCAAACGCCTTTTTAATGACCCCAATTTTCAGCCGGACGGGATTAAAATCTATCCCACTATGGTCATTGAAAATACGGAACTGGAAAAATGGCAGCGCGAACACCGGTATGAACCTTATAATGACGAAACAATGATCAAGCTGATCGCGGAGATGAAAATAAACGTTCCACCGTATGTCAGGATTTCACGGGTTCTAAGAGACATTCCCTCTGAGTACATTACCGGGGGGCTCAAGAACTCTTTGAGGGACGGGGTAAAGAGCATACTTCAGGCGCAGGGGCTCAACTGCCAATGTATCAGGTGCCGCGAGTTTGGTCACCGGAAGACCAGGAATTTCACCGAACTGGTGCTTCGGCGGCGCGAATACGAAGCGTCAGGGGGCAAAGAGCTATTTCTTTCGATTGAGGATGAAACGGACACCTTGTTCGGATTGCTCAGGCTCAGGATTCAAGATCAGGAGCCGGATAATCTTCAACACATCTCAGAACGAATTGCGATCGTGAGAGAACTACATGTTTACGGCCCTGAACTCCAGTTTGGAGAAAAAGGACGCAACTCCGCCCAGCACAGGGGTATAGGCAGACAATTACTCCAGGTGGCTGAAAAAATAGCTCTAAACGAATTTGGGATGGAATATATCGGCATATTATCGGGCGTGGGAGCACGCAATTATTACAGGGAACATGGTTATGAATTTCGTTCCGGATATATGATCAAACAACTTAAACCACCTGTCTCCTGA
- a CDS encoding FAD-dependent oxidoreductase: MSKTKIGAALVVGGGVGGMQAALDLAEAGIKVYLLDEAPAIGGKMVQLDKTFPTNDCAMCTVSPRLVSIDRHLNIELLTNSRVISCEGEAGNFRVNVLKKARFVDLSKCTGCNVCVEKCPAKTTSEFEHGLAKRKAIYTPFAQAVPNVPVIDKDNCIYFKKGKGCKACEKFCEAGAILLDQQDETVEINVGAVVLAPGYDLFDAAEKPQLGFGRYPDVLTSLQFERMLAASGPFAGKVVRPSNGELPQKVAFIQCVGSRETSADFCSAVCCMYATKEALILKEHHPEIDVAIFYIDLRAYGKGFESYYERAKKAGVRYIRCQPSSLKQIPASKEIIVRHQDEQGKIEEEKFDLVMLSCGLRPSKGSQTLADRFGIKLDSNGFCLTDGLDPVATSQEGVFAVGAFTGPKDIPETVIQAGAAASRVMALLAEKKNELIQQRIYPEERVVDGSEPRLGVFVCHCGKNISSVVNIPDLVDYARTLPNVTFVDDTLFACSTDAGEKIKQSIIEHGLNRVIVAACTPRTHEGLFQDTLREAGLNPYLLEMANIRNQCSWVHMHQPAEATYKAKDIVRLAAVKVNHLKPLRPGQVPVSHEGVVIGGGLAGMTAALTLADSGYKTYLFEKSRELGGNFKRVKFGEPGEEPQAKLHEMIERIKIHPNVEYFLEASFNAFEGAAGNFLIGFELDGQQRQVKAGAVIVATGASEYQPTEYLYGKDPRVLTQLELEERLSTEKIEAKTVVMVQCVGSRDEKRQYCSRLCCIQAIKNAIKIKARQPETEVFILYRDIRSYSLHEAEYTRARKLGIRFLRYEQFEKPVVKMEAGVLKVSTFDPILKARLNVTADMLVLSVGVVPSEDQDVAKLLKLPQSEDGFLMEAHIKLRPVDSPVEGVFLAGLAHGPKLADESIAQAGAAAAKAAAILSKDERQLEACVSEVLDDNCDGCAYCVEPCPFKAITLIEYMSNGSVKKTAESDPAKCQGCGVCMATCPKKGIMVKNFNLEELSDMVSAVLTPA, translated from the coding sequence TTGAGCAAGACAAAAATTGGCGCAGCTTTAGTCGTTGGGGGCGGAGTCGGCGGCATGCAGGCAGCTCTTGATCTGGCAGAAGCCGGCATTAAGGTATATCTGCTGGATGAAGCTCCCGCCATCGGCGGCAAGATGGTGCAGCTGGATAAAACCTTTCCTACCAATGACTGCGCCATGTGCACGGTTTCACCGCGGCTTGTCTCCATAGACCGTCATCTGAACATAGAACTGCTAACGAACTCCCGAGTCATCAGCTGCGAAGGTGAAGCGGGTAATTTCAGGGTCAACGTACTAAAAAAAGCTCGCTTCGTCGATCTTTCAAAATGCACTGGATGCAATGTTTGTGTGGAGAAGTGTCCGGCCAAAACTACCAGTGAATTTGAGCATGGGCTTGCCAAGCGTAAAGCCATATATACTCCCTTTGCCCAGGCGGTACCCAACGTACCGGTGATTGATAAGGACAATTGCATCTATTTCAAGAAAGGCAAAGGGTGCAAGGCTTGCGAGAAATTTTGTGAGGCGGGGGCTATCCTTCTCGACCAGCAGGATGAAACTGTCGAAATCAATGTCGGCGCCGTGGTGCTGGCGCCTGGCTATGACCTTTTCGATGCGGCAGAAAAACCCCAACTCGGTTTTGGCCGGTATCCGGACGTCCTGACGAGCCTCCAATTCGAAAGAATGCTCGCAGCTTCAGGGCCTTTTGCCGGAAAGGTGGTTCGCCCGTCCAATGGAGAACTGCCTCAAAAAGTGGCGTTTATCCAATGTGTCGGCTCTCGGGAGACATCGGCTGATTTCTGTTCCGCGGTATGTTGTATGTACGCAACCAAGGAAGCGTTGATTCTTAAGGAACACCATCCGGAGATTGACGTCGCTATTTTCTACATCGACCTGAGAGCCTACGGTAAAGGCTTTGAAAGTTATTACGAAAGAGCAAAAAAGGCCGGAGTGCGTTATATCCGCTGCCAGCCATCCTCATTGAAACAGATTCCCGCCAGTAAAGAAATAATCGTCAGGCATCAGGACGAGCAGGGTAAGATAGAAGAGGAAAAGTTCGATCTTGTCATGCTGTCATGCGGCCTTCGGCCGTCCAAAGGCAGCCAAACGTTAGCTGACAGATTCGGTATCAAGCTCGATAGTAATGGGTTCTGTCTCACTGACGGTTTGGATCCGGTTGCTACCAGTCAGGAAGGAGTTTTCGCCGTTGGTGCGTTCACCGGACCAAAGGACATTCCTGAGACCGTAATTCAGGCGGGGGCTGCGGCTTCCAGGGTGATGGCTCTCCTTGCTGAGAAGAAAAACGAACTTATTCAACAGAGAATATATCCCGAGGAACGGGTGGTCGATGGTTCCGAGCCGCGCCTGGGTGTTTTTGTCTGCCATTGCGGTAAGAACATCTCTTCAGTAGTAAATATCCCTGACCTGGTCGATTACGCCCGGACATTGCCGAATGTCACTTTTGTCGATGACACACTTTTTGCCTGTTCGACCGACGCCGGCGAGAAGATCAAACAATCCATTATTGAACATGGGCTCAATCGGGTGATCGTGGCCGCCTGTACCCCTCGAACCCACGAGGGTTTATTTCAGGATACCTTGCGGGAAGCCGGTCTTAACCCATATCTCCTGGAAATGGCTAATATCAGGAACCAGTGCTCCTGGGTACACATGCACCAGCCAGCCGAGGCCACTTACAAGGCTAAAGATATCGTCCGGTTGGCTGCGGTGAAGGTTAATCATCTTAAGCCTTTACGTCCTGGTCAAGTCCCGGTCAGTCACGAAGGAGTTGTTATCGGCGGCGGGTTAGCCGGGATGACCGCGGCTTTAACGCTGGCTGATTCAGGCTATAAAACGTATCTATTCGAGAAATCAAGAGAACTTGGGGGGAATTTTAAGCGGGTAAAATTCGGGGAGCCGGGTGAGGAACCCCAGGCTAAGCTTCATGAAATGATCGAACGGATCAAGATCCATCCCAACGTCGAATATTTTCTTGAAGCCAGTTTCAATGCATTCGAAGGCGCCGCTGGTAATTTCCTGATCGGTTTCGAACTGGATGGTCAACAGCGGCAAGTAAAAGCCGGAGCGGTTATCGTCGCGACAGGAGCCTCGGAGTATCAGCCAACCGAATACCTTTACGGCAAAGACCCGAGGGTGTTAACCCAGCTCGAACTGGAAGAACGGCTTTCAACCGAAAAAATCGAAGCCAAAACCGTGGTTATGGTCCAATGTGTTGGCTCCAGGGATGAGAAACGACAGTATTGCAGCCGTTTGTGCTGTATTCAGGCAATCAAAAACGCCATCAAAATTAAAGCCCGCCAACCCGAAACAGAAGTATTCATCCTCTATCGGGATATTCGCTCCTATAGCCTGCATGAGGCGGAATACACCAGGGCGCGCAAATTGGGCATTCGCTTTCTCAGATATGAGCAGTTTGAAAAACCGGTTGTTAAGATGGAAGCCGGTGTATTAAAGGTTTCGACGTTTGATCCGATATTAAAGGCGCGGCTTAATGTCACGGCCGACATGTTGGTTCTTTCTGTCGGTGTGGTCCCTTCGGAAGATCAGGATGTCGCCAAATTGTTGAAATTGCCGCAATCCGAAGATGGATTCCTTATGGAGGCTCACATTAAGTTACGTCCGGTGGACTCGCCGGTTGAAGGGGTGTTTCTCGCTGGATTGGCGCATGGTCCCAAACTAGCCGATGAGTCTATCGCTCAAGCTGGGGCAGCGGCGGCAAAGGCCGCGGCTATTCTTTCGAAGGACGAACGCCAGCTTGAAGCCTGTGTCTCAGAGGTTCTAGATGATAACTGTGACGGCTGCGCATACTGCGTCGAACCGTGTCCTTTCAAAGCGATAACTCTTATCGAATACATGTCGAACGGCTCCGTAAAAAAGACAGCTGAATCCGATCCCGCTAAATGCCAGGGTTGCGGGGTGTGCATGGCTACCTGTCCCAAGAAAGGTATCATGGTCAAGAATTTCAACCTTGAAGAACTATCAGACATGGTGTCTGCGGTTTTAACCCCTGCGTAA
- a CDS encoding class I SAM-dependent methyltransferase, translating to MTATGVTPEIVRVSFFIYTPLYNRRHFEEIFMSIYQTSPTFDRIAAGWYGFRHRTIFKTELDSLARRWEKGKLLNLGCGHGADFLPFKDSFDLTGIDISSEMLKFAEKFMRKHGFQADLKQADMRLIPYRDASFDFELAVASLHHIDDKPGREKAAREMFRVLKPGGEAFITVWNAFQPRFIFRNRDVHIPWRAKDEVIERFYHLFSYRELEKLFESAGFRIISSRPESTYHLPVKYFSRNICLLVQKP from the coding sequence ATGACCGCCACCGGGGTGACGCCTGAAATTGTCCGGGTCAGCTTTTTCATTTATACTCCATTATACAATAGGCGCCATTTCGAAGAAATATTTATGTCAATTTACCAGACATCTCCCACCTTTGATCGTATCGCCGCGGGATGGTACGGGTTCAGACACCGGACGATCTTCAAAACAGAACTGGATTCACTCGCCCGCAGGTGGGAAAAGGGTAAATTATTGAACCTCGGTTGCGGGCACGGCGCTGATTTTCTACCTTTCAAGGATAGTTTCGATCTGACGGGCATCGATATTTCCTCTGAAATGCTCAAGTTCGCCGAAAAATTCATGCGGAAACATGGATTCCAAGCCGATCTGAAGCAGGCTGACATGAGATTGATACCCTACCGGGACGCCTCCTTCGATTTCGAATTGGCTGTGGCCAGCCTGCATCACATCGACGACAAACCAGGCAGAGAGAAAGCCGCCAGGGAAATGTTCCGAGTTCTGAAGCCCGGAGGCGAAGCATTCATTACCGTTTGGAATGCCTTTCAGCCCCGTTTCATTTTCAGGAACCGCGATGTTCACATCCCGTGGCGTGCCAAAGACGAAGTGATCGAACGTTTCTACCATCTATTTTCCTACAGAGAACTTGAGAAACTATTTGAATCCGCCGGTTTCAGGATTATCAGTTCTCGGCCTGAATCAACCTACCACCTGCCGGTAAAATATTTTTCCCGAAACATATGTCTGCTTGTCCAAAAACCCTAA
- a CDS encoding 4Fe-4S dicluster domain-containing protein — protein MTQTADPREFNLIPGHISEFASSIKALHGVDANMCFQCRKCSSGCPLTEFMDMTPVQVIHAVRLGLKDEVLNTNTYWLCVACGTCTARCPQETGLLKVMDALANIAIREGIQPKEPDIAAFYKSGLFIIKNFGMMYETGVAGLLSLKTGNLGRDAALGIRMLKKGKLEVFPHFQNSREMKRLFKKVAKKERELAQS, from the coding sequence ATGACTCAAACTGCGGATCCCCGCGAATTTAACCTGATCCCGGGCCATATAAGCGAATTTGCTTCAAGCATTAAGGCCCTTCACGGGGTCGACGCCAACATGTGTTTTCAGTGCCGGAAATGCTCCAGCGGTTGCCCTCTTACTGAATTCATGGATATGACTCCGGTCCAGGTGATCCATGCTGTTCGCCTCGGGCTCAAGGATGAGGTGCTGAATACAAATACCTATTGGTTGTGCGTTGCTTGTGGTACCTGTACCGCGCGCTGCCCCCAGGAAACCGGTTTATTAAAGGTCATGGACGCACTGGCTAACATCGCAATCAGGGAAGGCATCCAACCTAAAGAACCTGACATTGCGGCTTTTTACAAGTCAGGCTTATTTATTATCAAGAACTTCGGAATGATGTACGAGACCGGAGTGGCTGGCCTTTTAAGCTTGAAAACGGGAAACCTTGGTCGCGACGCTGCGCTCGGTATTCGTATGCTCAAAAAAGGAAAACTAGAAGTTTTCCCCCATTTCCAGAATTCACGTGAAATGAAACGACTGTTCAAAAAAGTCGCTAAGAAAGAACGGGAGCTGGCTCAATCTTGA
- a CDS encoding CoB--CoM heterodisulfide reductase iron-sulfur subunit B family protein yields MKYALFNSCSLRASGKDYYQSLLRLFEIVGIETEELKNWICCGSTIAHNASVMLADTLPLKNLAEVQKQGSDQIIVPCTACYNRFKVAQYEDEGDSRLKREIEKIIDHKFEKPVSVLHPLEILSTDENLSKLKSKVRRDLSHLTVASYYGCLLVRPHKETGFRDDPEYPMSMDRILNAVGIKTTDWSHKVDCCGGSLSLTRPDVVLKLTTKIIDDACACGATAISVPCSFCQLNLDVRQDDLNRLGGNYHVPIFYFSELLSLALGVPESELMLNKHFVEGEKLLVKV; encoded by the coding sequence TTGAAATACGCTTTATTTAACAGCTGTTCCCTCCGGGCTAGCGGCAAAGACTACTATCAGTCCCTGTTGCGGCTATTTGAAATCGTCGGCATCGAAACTGAGGAGTTGAAAAACTGGATATGCTGTGGTTCGACCATAGCCCATAACGCCTCAGTAATGTTGGCTGATACTCTCCCATTAAAAAACCTCGCCGAGGTTCAAAAACAGGGATCCGACCAAATAATCGTACCCTGTACCGCCTGCTATAACAGGTTCAAGGTTGCTCAGTACGAAGACGAAGGTGATAGCCGCCTGAAACGTGAGATCGAAAAGATCATTGATCACAAATTCGAAAAGCCGGTTTCTGTGCTTCACCCCCTCGAGATATTATCTACCGATGAAAATCTGTCCAAGCTAAAGTCAAAGGTGCGAAGGGACCTTTCGCATCTCACCGTGGCCTCATATTACGGGTGTTTACTTGTCCGGCCACATAAAGAAACAGGCTTCAGAGATGATCCTGAATATCCGATGTCTATGGATAGGATACTGAACGCCGTAGGCATTAAAACGACTGATTGGTCTCACAAGGTTGACTGTTGCGGCGGTTCGTTATCTCTTACACGACCCGATGTCGTATTAAAGCTCACGACTAAAATTATCGATGACGCCTGCGCTTGTGGAGCCACGGCGATCTCGGTTCCTTGCAGCTTCTGTCAACTCAACCTGGACGTGCGGCAGGATGACCTCAATAGACTTGGTGGAAACTACCATGTTCCGATCTTTTATTTTAGTGAGCTTTTGTCGTTGGCGCTCGGCGTCCCCGAGAGTGAATTAATGCTGAACAAACATTTCGTCGAGGGTGAAAAACTGCTGGTGAAGGTTTAG
- a CDS encoding tautomerase family protein — protein sequence MPVITVEMHEGRSIAQKKQLVEGITNEFVKIGTPAEKVTIIFRDVAKTNWASGGKLSSESAARPL from the coding sequence ATGCCTGTTATCACCGTAGAGATGCATGAAGGCCGATCCATTGCCCAGAAGAAGCAACTGGTTGAGGGCATCACCAACGAGTTCGTTAAAATAGGTACTCCCGCCGAAAAGGTCACGATCATATTCCGCGATGTCGCCAAAACCAACTGGGCTTCCGGGGGTAAATTAAGCTCGGAATCAGCCGCGCGGCCCCTTTAA
- a CDS encoding epoxyqueuosine reductase QueH, with protein sequence MTPKLLVHCCCVHCSAYTLNYWREQGFGVTAFWYNPNIHPFLEHQRRLEALKSLVAREGISVELEPGYDLDKYFVAAAGKNENRCRECYRLRLGKVASYAAEHGFDAFTSSLLISPQQKHDQIIEIARSVELISGVVFEYADLRKRYSDSRRLTKPLDLYRQQYCGCLYSEWERYRDESTTPKGIEV encoded by the coding sequence GTGACACCCAAACTTCTGGTCCATTGCTGCTGCGTGCACTGTTCGGCCTATACCCTTAACTACTGGCGGGAACAGGGCTTTGGGGTCACCGCCTTCTGGTATAACCCCAACATCCATCCGTTCCTTGAACATCAGCGGCGTCTGGAGGCGCTAAAATCCCTGGTCGCCAGGGAGGGCATTTCGGTCGAACTAGAGCCGGGGTATGACCTGGACAAGTACTTTGTGGCTGCCGCCGGTAAAAATGAGAACCGCTGCCGGGAATGCTACCGTCTGCGCCTTGGTAAAGTCGCTTCTTACGCTGCTGAACACGGTTTCGACGCTTTCACCAGCAGCCTTTTGATCAGCCCTCAACAGAAGCACGATCAGATTATCGAAATCGCCCGGTCGGTGGAGCTAATCTCGGGGGTTGTGTTTGAGTACGCTGACCTGAGGAAACGATATTCTGATAGCCGCCGCCTGACCAAACCGCTGGATCTGTATCGGCAGCAGTATTGCGGTTGCCTTTATAGCGAATGGGAAAGATATCGGGATGAATCGACGACTCCAAAGGGGATAGAGGTCTGA
- the rimI gene encoding ribosomal protein S18-alanine N-acetyltransferase, whose translation MQYIVRPMTQEDVPQVTAIDREAFPTMWPPMNYQRELENHLAHYIVVAEESDKTSEPPTTKIEANTGLAHKVVEWLTPHKAGPEPPQKIVGFAGFWMMAGEAHIISLAVKKEFRRRGFGKLLLVELVRAAVKIEAEIVTLEVRVSNYEAQRLYLQYGFIGKGVRRAYYTDNREDALIMTLDDADSSQCVAKFEEWRNSLKFGL comes from the coding sequence ATGCAGTACATCGTGCGTCCAATGACCCAGGAAGACGTTCCCCAGGTAACCGCCATAGATCGTGAGGCCTTTCCCACCATGTGGCCGCCGATGAACTACCAGCGCGAGTTGGAGAACCATCTGGCCCATTACATCGTCGTCGCCGAAGAATCTGATAAAACAAGTGAACCCCCAACAACTAAAATCGAAGCCAATACCGGGCTTGCCCACAAAGTTGTAGAATGGCTGACACCGCACAAAGCCGGCCCGGAGCCTCCTCAGAAAATCGTCGGTTTCGCCGGGTTTTGGATGATGGCCGGCGAGGCTCACATCATAAGCCTGGCCGTTAAAAAGGAGTTCAGACGTCGCGGGTTCGGTAAACTGCTGCTTGTCGAACTGGTCAGGGCGGCAGTTAAAATCGAGGCTGAGATTGTGACTCTCGAAGTTCGGGTTTCTAACTATGAGGCGCAACGCCTCTATCTGCAATATGGGTTTATCGGCAAAGGCGTGCGCCGGGCTTACTATACCGATAATCGGGAAGACGCGCTCATCATGACCCTGGATGACGCTGATTCAAGCCAATGTGTCGCTAAATTTGAAGAGTGGAGAAACAGCCTGAAATTTGGCCTTTAA
- the ruvB gene encoding Holliday junction branch migration DNA helicase RuvB yields MAERIISSQSVPDDTKLETSLRPRSLDDFIGQAKIKDNLAVTMVAARARKEALDHVLLYGPPGLGKTTLAYIIAHGMEVNIRITSGPAIERPGDLAAILTGLQPHDVLFIDEIHRLGRTVEEILYPAMEDFALDIVIGKGPGAKSLRLKLPPFTLIGATTRYAMLSSPLRDRFGSIYRLDFYTDEDIEAILRRSAEILGVQADQAGLREIACRARGTPRVANRLLKRVRDYAQVRGRGVIDCEIARVALGRLEVDAVGLDNIDHQLLKAIIEKFSGGPVGLETLAAAISEDTDTIMDIYEPYLMQLGFLERTPRGRVATRRAYDHLGLKYPKSRLAAEGESPQAPLL; encoded by the coding sequence ATGGCCGAACGCATAATTTCCAGCCAATCAGTTCCTGACGATACCAAGCTTGAAACGAGCCTTCGTCCCAGGTCGCTTGATGATTTCATCGGCCAGGCCAAAATAAAAGATAACCTGGCGGTAACAATGGTGGCGGCCAGAGCCCGCAAAGAGGCACTGGACCATGTTCTCCTGTATGGTCCGCCCGGTTTAGGCAAGACCACGCTTGCCTATATCATCGCTCACGGCATGGAGGTCAATATCCGGATCACTTCGGGTCCGGCTATCGAACGCCCAGGTGACCTCGCCGCTATTTTGACCGGCCTTCAGCCGCATGATGTCCTTTTCATCGATGAAATTCACCGCCTCGGCAGGACGGTTGAAGAGATCCTTTATCCGGCTATGGAAGATTTCGCTCTCGATATCGTTATCGGTAAAGGCCCTGGAGCCAAGAGCCTACGGCTGAAACTGCCGCCCTTCACTTTGATAGGGGCCACTACCCGATACGCCATGTTATCTTCGCCGCTACGTGATCGCTTCGGTTCGATTTACCGCCTCGACTTTTACACCGATGAAGACATCGAGGCCATCCTAAGAAGGTCCGCCGAAATTCTGGGAGTCCAGGCCGATCAGGCTGGCTTGAGAGAGATTGCCTGCCGCGCCCGGGGCACGCCTCGTGTCGCCAACCGTCTGCTCAAGAGGGTACGTGATTACGCCCAGGTGAGAGGTCGCGGGGTCATTGATTGCGAGATCGCCCGGGTCGCGCTTGGCCGATTGGAGGTGGACGCTGTCGGTTTGGACAATATCGACCATCAACTCTTGAAGGCCATTATCGAGAAATTCTCGGGAGGACCGGTCGGTCTTGAGACCCTGGCAGCCGCCATCTCCGAGGATACCGACACCATCATGGATATTTACGAACCTTATCTCATGCAGCTCGGCTTTTTAGAGCGCACGCCTCGGGGGCGGGTCGCCACCCGCCGGGCTTACGACCATCTCGGCCTGAAATATCCCAAAAGTCGCCTTGCTGCGGAAGGTGAATCGCCCCAGGCGCCCCTTCTTTAG